The Xyrauchen texanus isolate HMW12.3.18 chromosome 13, RBS_HiC_50CHRs, whole genome shotgun sequence genome contains the following window.
gggaATTAAATTCACAGCACAAATTATAGTTACTCAAGGGATGCTTGTGCATTACTTACTGAAACTATTTTGTGtatacagtgtattatagatgtattataggaactgaggttgaaatatgaaatatcaaaattaccccaaaaatacacacctttgacaAAATGTTTGACGTTGGCATCAACAATGTTGatcgaaaaaaacaaaaatgtcccgatGGTCGCGCAGGAGTTAATTGCGTCATCGAAAACGCGCCTACCATTATGGCGCTTCCGCACTGGACggtgtatttactgtgtattgCTTCGATATGTGGAGGTGTTTACATCTGTCGTGTGTTTAAATGTGCCAGAAAAAGTTCATGGAAAAATAGTCTGCTCGCTAGATTGATGGCTCGCACAGAGAAACCACTGTTTTGGATAGCGTAAGTGACGTGGGccagtttattttgtatatattctgTTTTCTAATGCTGTTCAATGTTCACATGGATAGTTTTTGACAGTGGCATTTGCATGAATAAACGTAGTAAATGCCCTTTGTACTGCTGCACACCCATTAGGAAAATTAATCCTAGTTATTCTTTCAAAGTAATCATCATTCTTTactatgatgttttttttaggaTTATGGCTTCTCAACGTCATGGTTTGATCAATCTAACTATGGGTGCTCTAAACTGTGGTGCTTGTAATGAAAATCCCTTTATATACGCATATAGGTACTCTCTGTATACAAGGACCAAACTGGGGTACATGTTTCATAAGAGGCAGATGAGGAAAGCACGGGAGCGTTACCCAACCGGACACTCCCGAGCGCAACCCACTATCATAAACGGTGAGCAGACAGGCCTATCCATCTTACATTCAACAGTTGAGTACCAGCACTCCATGTCAATCTGTCTTCCTACAGGCATCAAGATAATACCAGTGCCCATCTTATCAGACAACTACAGCTATGTGGTCATTGACACTGCCTCAAATCTGGCTGTCGTGGTGGACCCCGCTGACCCCCAGCCTGTTCAGGTATGATTCAAAGCACCTGTGCAATGGTTTCAGAAATGGTTTCCTGGATTCCGTGTCTTACTGAAGTAAAATTGCCGACCCACATGTGGTTTAGTGGGAAATATTCCCCTTTCCTCACCAAGTTATTTCCTCTGGACATCCGTCATGGTTTTAGAAATATTCCAACTCCTGTTTCTGGTCATTTTGGCATGCGTTGGTCCATTCTCAATATGTGTTTTTAATGAATGTCTATGATCAGTTGTGTCATAATTAAAATACAAAGGTCCCTGATATACATGAAAAGATGCTCTATTTCATGGGATGACTTACTTCCACACAGGCATGCCTAGAGGAAGAGGGGGTGACATTACAAGCTGTtctctgcacacacaaacactggtaAGAAGATATCTGAAAATGTGGTCCAATGTGCCTTTTTCTCAGTTTTGGTGCCACAAAGCCTAAAACACAACGAATAGATGAAAATGTTGGTTTACCAAACcaaacaatgaactaaatatgtttacagcattcattaatcttgGTTTACAGTCATTCATAAAGATACAATTATTTACGTGCTAAGTGAtttcagtcaggtctcctaagcaaccaaattgtcccggttgctagggagggtagagtcacatggggtaacctcctcgtggtcgctataatgtggttctagctctcggtggggcgcgtgatgagttgtgcgtgtattctgcagagaatagcgtgaagcctccacacgcgctatgtctaacacgctcaacaagccacgtgataagattcacggattgacggtctcagacgcagtggcaactgagattcgtcctccgccacccggatcgaggcgagtcactacgccaccacgaggactaatggggcgttcacatacaacgtgaagcGAGTGTTTCGCgcagcgcgattacatacaaagtcaatgcagaGATGCTAATAGATGCGATCGCACCAGGCGGCGCGAATGTCACGACTCGAACACGCAACATTGCTTCAATCACATATTCGCACGAGTTACATTTTTTCACCTCAAGCAAAATATCTGCACgccgcgttgtcgcgaaagcctatcagcattgagattgtccggatatCACTGACGTAGTAGCGGTGAGAAAATGTTTGTAGCGGTGTGTGGTCACccagaattgtatgacacaacgtcaacgtATTTGGaacttccacaacagatacagagcagcaatcattgtgatatcggccattattgatggcggaaagataagttgtcatagaagcccctcctcctgtccttttccagaagagaagggGAATACTCGTGGGTTCGTGTTACTCGCGCAAACGCAAGTTTAATCACAaatttaatccagcggtcaaactcgcgcgggcaaggcaaaacatttttagcgttgtatgtgaacgcgcCATTaaagcgcattggaaattggggtAAAAAGTTGAGAAAACCCTACAAAAGATGCAattattaattgttagttcatgttagtttgtaatgaattaactaatgttaatgaatttaaataaaaaaaatgtattggtataTGTTGTAATAAACATTAGCTAAGGTTAATAAGTGCTGAAAAggttttgtttattgttatttcctGTTAATtcatgtagttaactaatgttaacaagcacaaacttattgtaaaatgtgataTCAAATTTTGCCCAGTGGTCACCAGTTAGCATACCAGTGAACTGCTAAATGGAAAGATCTGTTAGTTAGCAGTACCACATATCGCCCCTTGATATTACATTCAGATGGGTTGGAAGAATGCCTTGCTTATGGGAGGATTCTAGGTTTTGGTACGTTCATTTTAGGATGATTTGGAAAATTCTGGATTTAattcaagttgagctcaattgacagcatttgtggcataatgttgattaccacaaacaaatgTCTCGGTCCctcatgttctttaaaaaaaaaaaagcaaaaatcgaggttccagtgaggcacttataatggaagtgaatggggctaattctCGTTcatttacagtcgttttagagtACAAAGCTtcatgtcgtcatggcaacaatattgtaaaattggatacaaGTCATTTACAtcattagtaagcaattttatcacactaaaagtgGCTGTAGGTTTGAAATTTAAGCTAAGTGTATTTTTTCCCCTTACCAGGGACCACAGTGGAGGGAACAGGGCTTTAAAGAGACGCTACAGTTCCTGTCAAGTGTATGGGAATGCTATGGACAACATTCCAGGCCTCACACAGTCAGTGCCTTTTAATAACTTGCTGTTACATCATTtgtctttttaactttaaaatgtagcctttaaatttaaaaat
Protein-coding sequences here:
- the LOC127654357 gene encoding probable hydrolase PNKD, which translates into the protein MALPHWTVYLLCIASICGGVYICRVFKCARKSSWKNSLLARLMARTEKPLFWIAYSLYTRTKLGYMFHKRQMRKARERYPTGHSRAQPTIINGIKIIPVPILSDNYSYVVIDTASNLAVVVDPADPQPVQACLEEEGVTLQAVLCTHKHWDHSGGNRALKRRYSSCQVYGNAMDNIPGLTHPLSDKDTIDLGTRLHFRAFFTPGHTVGHVIYLLDGRAIGGPSSLFSGDLVFLSGCGRMFEGNASTMLSSLDTVGSLNDDTLLWPGHEYAEDNLLFAAEVEPCNVVRDQKLQWVLQQRGQRLCTCPSTLAEEKQYNPFLRSHSQDLHCALGLQQKPDEDWTSYRARVLEELRRRKDIYKGR